In one window of Armatimonadota bacterium DNA:
- the hfq gene encoding RNA chaperone Hfq — MPRSAVNLQDFFLNFLRRRELEVVVTLVTGAEVRGVVKGFDNFTVVIEAEGMPHLVYKHAIAAMRPVEPIPDICGQALRHRQEQQGGEGEPQG, encoded by the coding sequence ATGCCGAGAAGCGCGGTCAATCTCCAAGACTTCTTTCTGAATTTCCTTCGGCGTCGCGAGCTTGAGGTGGTGGTGACACTCGTCACCGGCGCGGAGGTGCGCGGGGTGGTCAAGGGATTCGACAACTTCACCGTGGTCATTGAAGCCGAGGGCATGCCGCACCTAGTGTACAAACACGCGATCGCGGCGATGCGGCCCGTGGAGCCGATTCCGGACATCTGCGGCCAGGCGCTGCGGCATCGTCAGGAGCAGCAAGGCGGCGAGGGTGAGCCGCAAGGTTAG
- the miaA gene encoding tRNA (adenosine(37)-N6)-dimethylallyltransferase MiaA yields MSVTNSSPHRPWHADAATPLVIIVGPTAVGKTAVAVECCLRLGGEVVSADSMQVYRHMDIGTAKPTAEERRGVAHHCIDIAEPDEEYSVARYKRDAECAIADIHARARLPVLCGGTGLYVRAVLYGLDLPIAAADWDLRKRLEDEAARRGAQELHDRLGEVDPAAAARIHPNNVRRVVRALEVYLLTGRPLSSHHRLDHQPSRQYNVVAFGLNVPRSDLYRRIDARVDGMMQRGLLEEARRLLDRGYSESLISMKGLGYRQLAAHLGGETDLDTAVHLIKRDTRHYARRQLTWFRAESLLQWLDVSAAGGAGAAADVICDAQRSTSS; encoded by the coding sequence ATGTCGGTTACGAACTCCTCACCGCATCGCCCTTGGCACGCTGACGCGGCGACGCCGCTGGTCATAATCGTCGGCCCCACCGCGGTCGGGAAGACGGCCGTCGCGGTGGAGTGCTGCCTGCGGCTCGGAGGCGAAGTGGTGTCGGCCGATTCCATGCAGGTCTATCGTCATATGGACATCGGCACCGCGAAACCCACGGCGGAGGAGCGCCGCGGGGTTGCTCACCACTGTATCGACATCGCCGAGCCGGACGAGGAGTACTCCGTCGCGCGATACAAGCGGGATGCGGAGTGCGCGATCGCCGACATTCATGCGCGGGCGAGGCTGCCGGTACTGTGCGGGGGCACGGGGCTGTACGTCAGGGCCGTGCTCTACGGCCTCGACCTGCCCATTGCCGCTGCGGATTGGGATTTGCGGAAGCGGCTCGAGGATGAAGCGGCGCGCCGCGGCGCGCAGGAACTGCATGACCGCCTGGGGGAGGTGGATCCGGCGGCGGCGGCACGCATCCACCCCAACAACGTGAGACGCGTGGTGCGCGCGCTGGAGGTGTATCTGCTGACGGGTCGGCCGCTGTCGAGCCATCATCGCCTTGACCACCAACCGAGCCGTCAGTATAATGTGGTGGCGTTTGGGCTCAACGTGCCTCGCAGTGACCTGTATCGGAGGATAGACGCGCGGGTCGATGGCATGATGCAGCGCGGCCTGCTCGAAGAGGCGCGCCGGCTTCTCGACCGCGGCTATTCCGAGAGCCTGATCTCCATGAAGGGGCTTGGCTACCGGCAGTTGGCGGCGCACTTGGGCGGCGAAACGGATCTCGACACCGCCGTGCATCTGATCAAGCGCGATACGCGACACTACGCGCGGCGGCAGTTGACGTGGTTTCGCGCGGAGTCGCTGCTGCAATGGCTCGACGTGTCCGCCGCGGGCGGCGCGGGGGCGGCTGCCGACGTCATCTGCGACGCCCAGCGCAGCACGTCCTCGTGA
- a CDS encoding diaminopimelate epimerase, whose amino-acid sequence MYFSKMHGLGNDYVIIDGINQDIAEQRLPRLAREMSDRHFGIGSDGIIVVLPSKSAHFRMRIFNPDGSEAEMCGNGVRCFAKYAHDRKLTRRRELEIETLAGIIRPQLQIRSGKVQAIKVDMGQPRLERREIPMKGKAGRVINERLRVLGERLEVTCVSMGNPHCVIFVSDVDKHPVERIGPAVETHDLFPRRTNVEFVQVVNPAELRMRVWERGAGETLACGTGASASLVAAHLTGRAGRKAVLHLRGGELRVSWNPDDDHVFITGPAEEVFTGEWLRG is encoded by the coding sequence ATGTACTTCAGCAAGATGCACGGGCTGGGCAATGATTACGTCATCATTGACGGCATCAATCAGGACATAGCGGAGCAGCGTCTGCCGCGGCTGGCGCGCGAGATGTCGGACCGGCATTTCGGCATCGGCTCGGACGGCATCATCGTCGTGCTGCCGTCGAAGTCGGCCCATTTCCGGATGCGCATTTTCAACCCCGACGGCAGCGAGGCGGAGATGTGCGGCAACGGGGTTCGCTGCTTTGCCAAGTACGCGCACGATCGCAAGCTGACGCGGCGGCGGGAACTGGAGATCGAAACCCTGGCCGGGATCATCCGGCCGCAACTGCAGATTCGATCGGGCAAAGTGCAGGCGATCAAAGTGGACATGGGGCAGCCGCGCCTTGAGCGCAGGGAGATCCCGATGAAAGGCAAGGCCGGCCGCGTCATCAACGAGCGCCTGCGCGTACTCGGGGAGCGCCTGGAGGTCACCTGCGTTTCGATGGGTAACCCCCACTGCGTCATATTCGTTAGTGACGTGGACAAGCACCCGGTGGAGCGGATCGGCCCGGCGGTGGAGACCCACGACCTGTTCCCGCGGCGGACGAACGTCGAGTTCGTGCAGGTGGTGAATCCGGCGGAACTGCGCATGCGGGTGTGGGAGCGCGGCGCGGGGGAGACGCTGGCGTGCGGCACCGGCGCGTCGGCCTCGCTGGTCGCGGCGCATCTCACGGGCCGCGCGGGGCGCAAGGCGGTGCTGCATCTGCGCGGGGGCGAGCTCAGGGTGTCGTGGAATCCCGATGACGACCACGTCTTCATCACCGGTCCTGCCGAGGAGGTCTTTACCGGCGAGTGGCTGCGGGGATAG